The following proteins are co-located in the Halarcobacter sp. genome:
- a CDS encoding 5'-methylthioadenosine/adenosylhomocysteine nucleosidase produces the protein MKKLAIMGAMEEEIEPLLSHFNNVKITEFAKNKYYEVSYNGLDIVIAYSKIGKVFASLTASTLIEKFGCDTLLFSGVAGAINPKLKIGDLIIADKLCQHDLDITAFGHPHGFVPGGDVFIETSKELREVAKEVALENSLNVLEGTIATGDQFVHSSERKNFIENTFKADALEMEGASVAVICDSLDVPFFILRAISDAADGGADIDFDEFLKSSAKESADYLLKIVDKLNK, from the coding sequence ATGAAAAAATTAGCAATTATGGGAGCTATGGAAGAGGAAATTGAACCTTTATTATCTCACTTTAACAATGTAAAAATTACAGAGTTTGCAAAAAATAAATATTATGAAGTATCTTATAATGGTTTAGATATTGTTATTGCATACTCTAAGATAGGAAAAGTATTTGCAAGTTTAACAGCTAGTACACTAATTGAAAAATTTGGATGTGATACACTTTTATTTTCAGGAGTTGCAGGTGCAATAAATCCTAAACTTAAAATTGGTGACTTGATAATTGCAGATAAGTTATGTCAACATGATCTAGATATTACTGCCTTTGGTCATCCTCATGGCTTTGTTCCTGGTGGCGATGTATTTATTGAAACTTCTAAAGAATTAAGAGAAGTAGCAAAAGAGGTTGCTTTAGAAAATTCATTAAATGTTTTAGAAGGAACAATAGCTACTGGAGATCAATTTGTACATTCATCAGAGAGAAAAAATTTTATAGAAAATACATTTAAAGCAGATGCTTTAGAGATGGAAGGTGCAAGTGTTGCGGTTATATGTGATTCTTTAGATGTACCATTTTTCATATTAAGAGCAATTTCGGATGCTGCAGATGGTGGAGCTGATATAGATTTTGATGAATTTTTAAAATCTAGTGCAAAAGAATCAGCAGATTATCTTCTTAAAATTGTTGATAAATTAAATAAATAG
- the fabD gene encoding ACP S-malonyltransferase: protein MKKVAFIFPGQGSQSIGMGKDFFENNDIAKEMIKKASDRLNIDFEKLLFEENDKLGLTEYTQPAILLVSSIANKIFKDKCDIQPEFVLGHSLGEFSALVAAGAIDYLDAIELVHKRGQFMTEACSDGGAGMMALVGIDDKVAEDICEAQRKEGKQVWPANYNQDGQLVLAGIKADLESLVDTFKEAGAKRAIVLDMSVASHCELLTSAVENLRPYLDEYLKDEFLPVISNVTAQEYTTKDEAIELLSSQLTSPVKYKQSVASNAQKVDAFIEFGNGVVLKGLNRKICKGTPTLNVSDMASLEKVIEEVNA from the coding sequence ATGAAGAAAGTTGCATTTATTTTTCCAGGTCAAGGAAGTCAATCTATAGGTATGGGAAAAGACTTTTTTGAAAATAATGATATTGCAAAAGAGATGATTAAAAAAGCTAGTGACAGATTAAATATAGATTTTGAAAAACTACTTTTTGAAGAAAATGATAAATTAGGATTAACAGAATATACACAACCTGCTATTTTATTAGTAAGTTCAATTGCAAATAAGATATTTAAAGATAAATGTGATATTCAACCTGAATTTGTTTTAGGACATTCACTTGGAGAATTTTCAGCATTAGTTGCAGCGGGTGCAATTGATTATTTAGATGCAATAGAATTAGTACATAAAAGAGGGCAATTTATGACTGAGGCTTGTTCAGATGGTGGAGCAGGGATGATGGCATTAGTTGGTATAGATGATAAAGTTGCAGAAGATATTTGTGAAGCTCAAAGAAAAGAGGGTAAACAAGTTTGGCCAGCAAACTATAATCAAGATGGGCAATTAGTACTAGCAGGAATTAAAGCTGATTTAGAAAGTCTAGTAGACACATTTAAAGAAGCTGGAGCAAAAAGAGCTATTGTATTAGATATGTCAGTTGCAAGCCATTGTGAATTACTTACAAGTGCAGTTGAAAATTTAAGACCATATTTAGATGAATATTTAAAAGATGAATTTTTGCCAGTAATTTCAAATGTTACGGCACAAGAATATACAACTAAAGATGAAGCGATTGAGTTATTATCTTCTCAATTAACAAGTCCAGTAAAGTATAAACAAAGTGTTGCTTCAAATGCTCAAAAAGTAGATGCATTTATTGAGTTTGGTAATGGAGTAGTTTTAAAAGGACTAAACAGAAAAATTTGTAAAGGAACACCAACACTAAATGTAAGTGATATGGCATCTTTAGAAAAAGTGATTGAAGAGGTAAATGCATAA
- a CDS encoding peptidylprolyl isomerase codes for MSKVIGFEYSLKDANSGEQLDSNVGAAPLEFVSGKGQIIAGLETKLVEMSENESADVMVQPADAYGEYNEEAMQTLPKEQFAGIELAEGMTLYGQGEQGETVQVTVKSFTDSDVTIDYNHPMAGKTLMFSVTIKSLRDATEEEIQTGVVGGMAAMGGCCGGGSHGESEGSCCSSEGGHDHGHSHGGGGCGCH; via the coding sequence ATGTCAAAAGTAATTGGTTTTGAATATAGTTTAAAAGACGCAAATTCAGGTGAGCAACTTGATTCAAATGTTGGTGCTGCACCATTAGAATTTGTTTCTGGAAAAGGTCAAATTATTGCAGGTTTAGAAACTAAACTTGTAGAGATGTCAGAAAATGAATCAGCAGATGTTATGGTTCAACCTGCTGATGCTTATGGTGAATACAATGAAGAAGCAATGCAAACTCTTCCAAAAGAGCAGTTTGCTGGTATTGAATTAGCAGAAGGTATGACTCTATATGGTCAAGGTGAGCAAGGTGAAACTGTTCAAGTTACAGTTAAATCTTTCACAGACTCTGATGTTACTATTGATTATAATCATCCAATGGCTGGTAAAACTTTAATGTTCTCAGTTACTATTAAATCTTTAAGAGATGCAACTGAAGAAGAGATTCAAACTGGTGTTGTTGGTGGTATGGCAGCAATGGGTGGTTGTTGTGGTGGCGGTAGCCACGGAGAAAGTGAAGGTAGTTGTTGTTCAAGTGAAGGTGGACATGACCATGGACATTCTCACGGTGGTGGAGGATGTGGTTGTCACTAA
- a CDS encoding tetratricopeptide repeat protein, whose product MYKILFITLFIASTFLKADEISAFGAGDLNSKNPYGLTSTEKNILNNKKTLGTIDSKVKDVKLSLESISERIDGLESIYEGDSQKLNGSVLKINEIIKKVEENSTLTEKHTNDIADLKNVLAQILTMQEDYSKSLETLKKAVTRLSTNVNKINNSYISEKEFKSNMNQFITRAEFEALKKSLGIQTSGKSTAKSKSKKVLSQKDNGEILDEAIALFKKDYFTKAIPMFEHLVAENYKPATCNFYLGEMWYYRKKYDDAISYFKTSAMLYDKASYMPKLLLHSAISFEKIKDFSNAANFYNSLIDIYPDSKEAKVAVKNLSNIK is encoded by the coding sequence ATGTATAAAATTTTATTTATTACTCTTTTTATCGCTAGCACTTTTTTAAAAGCTGATGAGATTTCAGCTTTTGGTGCTGGAGATTTAAATTCGAAAAATCCATATGGATTAACATCTACTGAAAAAAATATTTTAAATAATAAAAAAACACTTGGAACAATAGATTCAAAAGTAAAAGATGTAAAATTGTCATTAGAATCTATAAGTGAAAGAATTGATGGATTAGAATCAATCTATGAAGGTGATTCTCAAAAGTTAAATGGTTCAGTATTAAAAATTAATGAAATAATTAAGAAAGTTGAAGAGAATTCAACATTAACAGAAAAACACACAAACGATATTGCAGACTTAAAAAATGTGTTGGCACAAATTTTAACAATGCAAGAAGATTATTCAAAAAGTCTTGAAACTCTTAAAAAAGCTGTTACAAGATTATCAACAAATGTTAATAAAATAAATAATAGTTATATCTCTGAAAAAGAGTTTAAATCAAATATGAATCAATTTATTACTAGAGCTGAATTTGAAGCTTTAAAAAAATCTTTAGGAATTCAAACTAGTGGTAAAAGTACAGCTAAGAGTAAATCTAAAAAGGTACTATCTCAAAAAGATAATGGTGAAATCTTAGATGAAGCTATTGCATTGTTTAAAAAGGATTATTTTACAAAAGCTATACCAATGTTTGAACATTTAGTAGCTGAAAATTATAAGCCTGCAACATGTAATTTTTATTTAGGTGAAATGTGGTATTACAGAAAAAAATATGATGATGCAATCTCATATTTTAAAACTTCGGCAATGTTATATGATAAAGCTTCATACATGCCAAAGCTTTTACTACATAGTGCTATATCTTTTGAAAAAATAAAAGATTTTAGTAATGCAGCTAATTTTTACAACTCTTTAATTGATATCTATCCAGATTCTAAAGAAGCTAAAGTAGCTGTTAAAAACTTATCAAATATAAAATAA
- a CDS encoding OmpA family protein, whose amino-acid sequence MKKLSIYAFLVAAVLFTGCSQKEVEVTNEPAPQNSESALNNVEETNVQQEVVNDELLEKADNGYYYMINGEKVFIENIYFAFDKYDLSGDMKDVAKSNAAKLAAVQAGTTIKVEGNCDEWGTDEYNYALGLKRAKVVKDFLVMDGISESAVTVVSFGESNPACTEKNSACWQKNRRSEHKLVK is encoded by the coding sequence ATGAAAAAGTTAAGTATTTACGCTTTTTTAGTTGCAGCTGTACTTTTTACTGGTTGTAGCCAAAAAGAAGTTGAAGTTACTAATGAACCGGCACCACAAAACTCTGAGAGCGCGTTAAATAATGTTGAAGAAACTAATGTACAACAAGAAGTTGTTAATGATGAATTGTTAGAAAAAGCAGACAATGGATATTATTATATGATAAATGGTGAAAAAGTTTTCATTGAAAATATCTATTTTGCTTTTGATAAATATGATTTATCAGGTGATATGAAAGATGTTGCAAAATCAAATGCTGCAAAATTGGCAGCTGTTCAAGCTGGTACAACTATCAAAGTTGAAGGTAACTGTGATGAGTGGGGAACTGACGAATATAATTATGCTTTAGGTTTAAAAAGAGCAAAAGTTGTTAAAGACTTTTTAGTTATGGATGGTATTTCAGAATCTGCAGTAACAGTAGTAAGTTTTGGTGAGTCAAATCCAGCTTGTACTGAGAAAAATTCTGCTTGTTGGCAAAAAAACAGAAGATCTGAACACAAACTAGTTAAATAA
- the hemH gene encoding ferrochelatase, with amino-acid sequence MKKAVVLMNMGGPNNLDEVEVFLKNMFNDKYIIGAPQPIRALIAFLIISMRKNEAKNNYKLLGGISPIVGHTKRLVRRLEKRLENIDVFYEMRYTPPFAKEIVTNLKDYDRVFAIPMYPHYSSTTTKSSIEDFRKYAKKANLKAEIRTVDYYYYNTSYNKAIVERIKEALKDDNSEDFELIFSAHGLTQRTIDKGDPYQEHILKNVECAKKELKSQNINFKNIHVAYQSRVGPMEWLRPYLEDKLEEIKKSKKVLIYPISFTVDNSETEFELDIEYKEVAENHGFIDYRVAKVANHNSYFLDTLEEIITSLDI; translated from the coding sequence ATGAAAAAAGCTGTTGTACTTATGAATATGGGAGGACCAAACAATTTAGATGAGGTAGAAGTATTTTTAAAAAATATGTTTAATGATAAATATATTATAGGTGCCCCTCAACCAATTAGAGCATTAATAGCATTTTTAATAATTAGTATGAGAAAAAATGAAGCAAAAAACAACTATAAATTATTAGGTGGAATCTCTCCTATAGTTGGACATACTAAGAGATTAGTTAGAAGGCTAGAAAAAAGATTAGAAAATATAGATGTATTTTATGAGATGAGATATACTCCCCCTTTTGCAAAAGAGATTGTAACAAATTTAAAAGATTATGATAGAGTATTTGCAATACCCATGTATCCACATTACTCTTCTACTACAACAAAATCGTCTATTGAAGATTTTAGAAAGTATGCAAAAAAGGCTAATCTAAAAGCTGAAATTAGAACAGTAGATTATTACTATTATAATACTAGTTATAATAAAGCAATTGTTGAACGTATAAAAGAAGCCTTAAAAGATGATAATTCAGAAGATTTTGAATTGATATTTTCTGCTCATGGTTTAACTCAAAGAACTATAGATAAAGGAGATCCTTATCAAGAACATATTCTAAAAAATGTAGAGTGTGCAAAAAAAGAATTAAAAAGTCAAAATATAAATTTCAAAAATATACATGTTGCATACCAATCAAGAGTTGGACCAATGGAATGGTTAAGACCATATTTAGAAGATAAATTAGAAGAAATTAAAAAATCAAAAAAAGTTTTAATATATCCAATATCGTTTACAGTAGATAATTCAGAAACAGAGTTTGAATTAGATATAGAATATAAGGAAGTGGCAGAAAATCATGGTTTTATAGATTATAGAGTAGCAAAAGTTGCAAATCATAACAGTTACTTTTTGGATACATTAGAAGAAATTATAACAAGTCTTGATATTTGA
- a CDS encoding SRPBCC family protein, whose translation MKRFEKSIILNCTLQEVFDFHLDVNNLKRITPPDMKVILLNEVIKVEQGTVLKIKSIKNFIPTYWEVEIKKIDSPNLLVDYAIKSPFKYWEHSHIFTKRGNQVELKDVVIYKLPFGKLGKLFDFFIKKELNNMFEFRHQITKKILSSKKLD comes from the coding sequence ATGAAAAGATTTGAAAAAAGTATAATTTTAAACTGCACTTTACAAGAGGTGTTTGATTTCCATTTAGATGTAAATAATCTAAAAAGAATAACACCTCCAGATATGAAAGTTATACTTTTAAACGAAGTAATTAAAGTTGAGCAAGGAACAGTTTTAAAAATAAAAAGTATAAAAAATTTTATTCCTACTTATTGGGAAGTTGAAATTAAAAAAATCGATTCTCCCAATTTATTAGTTGATTATGCAATAAAATCTCCATTTAAATATTGGGAACATTCTCATATATTCACAAAAAGAGGAAATCAAGTTGAATTAAAAGATGTTGTTATCTATAAATTACCTTTTGGAAAACTTGGTAAACTATTTGATTTTTTTATAAAGAAAGAATTAAATAATATGTTTGAATTTAGACATCAAATAACAAAAAAAATACTATCTTCCAAAAAATTAGATTAA
- a CDS encoding TIGR01777 family oxidoreductase: MKTIAITGSSGFVGTSLKSFFSNIGFNVRGIKREELKDSQKLIDIVENSQFIINLAGANIINRWTDSYKKLLYTSRIDTTKAIVEAMKNAKVKPELFISTSAVGIYNNKSCYKEDEVEYSDDFLANVCKEWETEALKANEFGIRTAIFRFGIVLGNGGALSKMLPAFKFGLGGNIGDGKQYFSFIHIEDLLRAYNHVYENKELDGVFNLAAPISTTNEGLTKALGKVLHRPTFFTVPQFMLNLIFSEGAKVLTDGQCAIPQRLLDNGFKFKYASIENSLKNLVV; the protein is encoded by the coding sequence ATGAAAACAATAGCAATTACAGGTTCAAGTGGATTTGTAGGTACAAGTCTAAAAAGTTTTTTTTCAAATATAGGTTTTAATGTAAGAGGAATAAAGCGAGAAGAGTTAAAAGATTCACAAAAACTTATTGATATAGTAGAAAACTCACAATTTATTATTAATTTAGCAGGTGCAAATATTATAAATAGATGGACAGACTCATATAAAAAACTTCTTTATACAAGTAGAATAGATACAACAAAAGCAATAGTTGAAGCTATGAAAAATGCAAAAGTAAAACCAGAATTATTTATTTCAACTTCTGCTGTGGGAATATATAATAATAAATCTTGTTATAAAGAAGATGAAGTTGAGTATTCAGATGATTTTTTAGCTAATGTTTGTAAAGAATGGGAAACAGAAGCCTTAAAAGCAAACGAATTTGGCATAAGAACAGCGATTTTTAGATTTGGAATTGTTTTAGGAAATGGTGGTGCTTTAAGTAAAATGTTACCTGCTTTTAAATTTGGTTTAGGTGGAAATATTGGTGATGGAAAACAATATTTCTCTTTTATTCATATAGAAGATTTACTAAGAGCATATAATCATGTTTATGAAAATAAAGAGTTAGATGGTGTATTCAATCTTGCAGCACCAATCTCAACTACAAATGAGGGTTTAACTAAAGCATTAGGAAAAGTTCTTCATAGACCAACTTTTTTTACAGTGCCACAATTTATGTTAAATCTTATATTTAGTGAAGGTGCAAAAGTTTTAACAGATGGACAATGTGCAATACCTCAAAGGCTTTTAGATAATGGATTTAAATTTAAATATGCTTCTATAGAAAATAGTTTAAAAAATTTGGTAGTATAA
- a CDS encoding LytTR family DNA-binding domain-containing protein codes for MKVLIVDDEKLALSRLKRLLTEQGIEDIIECDSPIKAITEVAKQKIDIAFLDISMPSMSGLELANNLLEIDSSIFIVFQTAYEEYALEAFESGGMDYILKPISSESIKKSLDKIYKYTDKVLDETKKIVAKRGNKIYLIDINDIYYIKADLDEVIIKIKNADAYLRKKIGDMENILKGKNFFRVHRSYIVNVDKIKSMQSVEQSKLEISFNDIDDIVTSSKDGAKEFREYIESRTL; via the coding sequence TTGAAAGTTTTAATAGTAGATGATGAAAAATTAGCTTTAAGTAGATTAAAAAGACTTTTAACTGAACAAGGCATAGAAGATATAATAGAGTGTGACTCTCCTATAAAAGCTATTACTGAAGTTGCAAAACAAAAAATTGATATAGCTTTTTTAGATATATCTATGCCTTCAATGAGTGGTTTAGAGTTAGCAAATAATCTTTTAGAAATAGATTCTAGTATTTTTATTGTGTTTCAAACAGCTTATGAAGAGTATGCTTTAGAAGCTTTTGAATCAGGTGGCATGGATTATATATTAAAACCAATTTCTAGTGAATCTATTAAAAAAAGTCTTGATAAAATATATAAATATACAGATAAAGTACTCGATGAAACAAAAAAAATTGTGGCAAAAAGAGGGAATAAAATCTATCTAATAGATATTAATGATATATATTATATAAAAGCCGACTTAGATGAAGTTATAATAAAAATAAAAAATGCAGATGCTTATTTAAGAAAAAAAATTGGTGATATGGAAAATATATTAAAAGGTAAAAATTTTTTTAGAGTACATAGATCGTATATAGTAAATGTGGATAAAATAAAGTCAATGCAAAGTGTTGAACAATCAAAACTAGAGATTAGTTTTAATGATATAGATGATATTGTGACAAGTTCAAAAGATGGAGCAAAAGAATTTAGAGAATACATAGAAAGTAGAACACTTTAA
- a CDS encoding histidine kinase, producing the protein MDSVKLKISYKDWLYIILIGALFGFLISFLFLFLDKSLLAIGTVFFSTCSAISISFFAFIFITLSNELILPKVKEKFWILISFVFSFLSGFLGFCFNYYIFSQTSFQIIEFISEFWLYISIISGFLTFLIGLILHQFIATKYKNESINSEILESKIKALESELNPHFLFNALNSISELIYLDKQKAEKATLDLSKFLRNAINRDSLIPLKTELDMVKTYVGIENIRFDNNIELIIISNIKDKEIIVPKFSIQLLVENAIKHGYDSKKLNIEIKIDNDTIIVLNNGKISEKLIFGTGLTNLERRLALLKVGTLSYSTENNKMNFIINLGEK; encoded by the coding sequence ATGGATAGTGTAAAGTTAAAAATTTCTTATAAAGATTGGCTTTATATTATTTTGATTGGTGCACTTTTTGGATTTTTAATATCTTTTTTATTTTTATTTTTAGATAAAAGTTTACTTGCAATAGGTACCGTATTTTTTAGTACTTGTAGTGCAATTAGTATATCTTTTTTTGCATTTATTTTTATTACTCTTTCAAATGAACTAATTTTACCTAAAGTCAAAGAAAAATTTTGGATACTTATCAGTTTTGTTTTTTCTTTTCTTTCTGGTTTTTTAGGGTTTTGTTTCAATTATTATATATTTAGTCAAACTAGTTTTCAAATCATTGAATTTATTTCAGAGTTTTGGTTATATATAAGTATTATAAGTGGTTTTTTAACTTTTTTAATAGGTTTAATCCTTCATCAATTTATTGCAACGAAATATAAAAATGAAAGTATAAATAGTGAGATATTAGAGAGTAAAATAAAAGCATTAGAGAGTGAATTAAATCCCCATTTTCTTTTTAATGCACTTAATTCTATATCAGAGTTAATATATCTTGATAAACAAAAAGCAGAAAAAGCAACATTAGATTTATCCAAATTTCTAAGAAATGCTATAAATAGAGATAGTTTAATACCTTTAAAGACTGAACTTGATATGGTAAAAACATATGTTGGTATTGAAAATATTAGATTTGATAATAATATTGAGCTTATAATTATTTCAAATATAAAAGATAAAGAGATAATAGTACCTAAATTTTCTATACAACTTTTGGTTGAAAATGCTATAAAGCATGGATATGACTCAAAAAAGTTAAATATTGAGATAAAAATTGATAATGATACTATTATAGTACTAAATAACGGTAAAATAAGTGAAAAGCTTATATTTGGTACGGGACTTACTAATCTAGAAAGAAGATTAGCTTTATTAAAAGTTGGTACTTTAAGTTATAGCACAGAAAATAATAAAATGAATTTTATTATTAACTTGGGGGAGAAATAA
- a CDS encoding NAD(P)-binding protein: MKLYDLAVVGSGIGGSMIASLNKDKNTIIFEKDKNLGGCASTFKRYGSYFNAGATTFVGYEENHPIKEIFDKANYKPDITKSDIAIRIIQNKKVIDRIKDFDKFIEDINKAYPNKNNKIFWQKIKDIDEKFWQLKKLYYSKYSLNAYIKTINSFIELFFNFNTYTFKSAKSFIKEILGDISKEYQDFIDAQLLITLQTTSKEITVLSLALGLAYPFHDVFYVNGGMGSLFEGLLNDIDLKRKEQIVKIIKEKDKFRLISKKDEYLTSNIVLNSTIYDCANLFEDKEIQKYYQRFSFNNQSAFVVNFNLDTNEDLLHHYQIILDKKIPNTISNSFFISFSSKDDKKMSKNGYSVTISTHTNASYWENINKDEYIKQKALCENFIIDSFVEHFENINKKDIINISSATSKTFRRYINRANCGGNAITLKNILQLPSCTTPFKGLYNVGDTIFAGQGWPGIAIGVKVLNEELNG; encoded by the coding sequence ATGAAACTGTATGATTTGGCTGTTGTTGGCTCAGGTATAGGAGGAAGTATGATCGCCTCTTTAAATAAAGATAAAAATACAATAATATTTGAAAAAGATAAAAACCTTGGTGGTTGTGCTAGTACATTTAAGAGATACGGTTCATACTTTAACGCAGGAGCAACTACTTTTGTAGGTTATGAAGAAAATCATCCTATAAAAGAGATATTTGATAAAGCGAATTATAAACCAGATATTACCAAAAGTGATATAGCAATTAGAATAATACAAAATAAAAAAGTAATTGATAGAATTAAAGATTTTGATAAATTTATTGAAGATATAAATAAAGCTTACCCAAATAAAAATAACAAAATATTTTGGCAAAAGATTAAAGATATAGATGAAAAGTTTTGGCAATTAAAAAAGCTATATTATTCAAAATACTCACTAAATGCATATATCAAAACAATAAATTCTTTTATAGAGCTTTTTTTCAACTTTAATACTTATACATTTAAAAGTGCAAAAAGTTTTATAAAAGAGATTTTAGGGGATATCTCAAAAGAGTATCAAGATTTTATAGATGCTCAATTATTAATAACTTTGCAAACTACTTCAAAAGAGATAACGGTATTGTCTTTAGCTTTAGGACTAGCTTATCCTTTCCACGATGTTTTTTATGTAAATGGTGGAATGGGAAGTTTATTTGAAGGTTTATTAAATGATATTGACTTAAAACGAAAAGAGCAAATTGTAAAAATAATAAAAGAAAAAGACAAATTTAGACTTATTTCAAAAAAAGATGAGTATTTAACTTCAAATATAGTTTTAAACTCTACTATATATGATTGTGCAAATTTATTTGAAGATAAAGAGATTCAAAAATATTATCAAAGATTCTCTTTTAATAATCAAAGTGCTTTTGTTGTAAATTTTAATTTAGATACAAATGAAGATCTATTACACCATTATCAAATAATTTTAGATAAAAAAATTCCAAATACAATTTCAAACTCATTTTTTATCTCATTTAGTTCTAAAGATGATAAAAAAATGAGTAAGAATGGTTATAGTGTAACAATTTCAACACATACAAATGCTTCTTATTGGGAGAATATAAATAAAGATGAATATATAAAACAAAAAGCACTTTGTGAAAACTTTATTATCGATTCTTTTGTAGAACATTTTGAGAATATTAATAAAAAAGATATAATTAATATTTCAAGTGCCACTTCAAAAACTTTTAGAAGATATATAAATAGAGCTAATTGTGGTGGAAATGCAATAACACTTAAAAACATACTTCAACTACCAAGTTGTACAACTCCTTTTAAAGGTTTATATAATGTAGGTGATACAATTTTTGCTGGACAAGGTTGGCCTGGAATAGCAATTGGAGTGAAAGTATTAAATGAGGAATTAAATGGATAG
- a CDS encoding deoxyribodipyrimidine photo-lyase — protein MKQILWFRRDLRIEDSALLENAQGEVFPIFIFDIDILDSLPFDDKRVNFIYQSVIDLKQKLLKMNLDLAIFYGKPKEIFKNLKKFGFDEVLCSVDFDFYSKKRDDEIDKIIPLRQFIDSFILNPANHLKNDGTPYKVFTPFYKSLDLLTNSNNIEQRSISKNMVLFHYDYTDVPTLESMGFKLVNLPKILTNGVKELLEKIPMKLSTYKENRDYFYKDATSNLSVFLRFGIISPVMVFNYVRNLKDSDFFIRELFWREFYNYILFHFPNSEFNNFNNIDISWNENEDDFIRWCEGNTGVPIIDAAMRHLNRTGFMHNRLRMIVASFLTKNLFIDWKKGEKYFALKLLDYEASSNIGSWQWGASTGADAAPYFRVFNPYTQSKKFDEKGIFIKSVIKELKDVDSRLFHIENGVQSNLFISYPKAMVDISISRKRAIEKFKEAKNETV, from the coding sequence ATGAAACAAATACTTTGGTTTAGAAGAGATTTAAGGATTGAAGACTCAGCTTTATTAGAAAATGCACAAGGTGAAGTATTCCCTATATTTATTTTCGATATTGATATATTAGATAGTTTACCTTTTGATGATAAAAGGGTAAATTTTATTTATCAGTCAGTAATAGATTTAAAACAAAAATTATTGAAGATGAATTTAGATCTAGCAATCTTTTATGGAAAACCAAAAGAGATATTTAAAAATTTAAAAAAATTTGGCTTTGATGAAGTTTTATGTTCAGTTGATTTTGATTTTTATTCAAAAAAGCGAGATGATGAGATAGATAAAATAATACCTCTAAGACAATTTATTGATTCATTTATTTTAAATCCAGCAAATCATTTAAAAAATGATGGTACACCTTACAAAGTATTTACTCCCTTTTATAAATCTTTAGATTTATTAACTAATTCAAATAATATAGAACAAAGAAGCATATCAAAAAACATGGTTTTATTTCATTATGATTATACTGATGTCCCAACACTAGAAAGTATGGGATTTAAATTAGTAAATCTACCTAAAATATTAACAAATGGTGTTAAGGAACTCTTAGAAAAAATTCCTATGAAATTAAGTACTTACAAAGAAAATAGAGATTATTTTTATAAAGATGCCACTTCAAATCTTTCGGTGTTTTTAAGGTTTGGTATTATTTCTCCAGTTATGGTATTTAATTATGTTAGAAATTTAAAAGATAGTGATTTTTTTATTAGAGAATTATTTTGGAGAGAGTTTTATAATTATATTTTATTTCATTTTCCAAATTCAGAGTTTAATAATTTTAATAATATTGATATTAGTTGGAATGAAAACGAAGATGATTTTATAAGATGGTGTGAAGGTAATACTGGTGTTCCAATTATTGATGCAGCAATGAGACATTTAAATAGAACAGGATTTATGCATAATAGATTAAGAATGATAGTTGCATCTTTTTTAACAAAAAATCTATTTATAGATTGGAAAAAAGGTGAAAAATATTTTGCTTTGAAACTGTTAGATTATGAGGCAAGTTCAAATATAGGTTCATGGCAGTGGGGTGCTAGTACAGGAGCTGATGCTGCACCATATTTTAGAGTATTTAATCCATACACACAATCAAAAAAATTTGATGAAAAAGGGATTTTTATTAAATCTGTAATAAAAGAACTTAAAGATGTAGATTCAAGACTTTTCCATATAGAAAATGGTGTACAATCAAATCTTTTTATCTCTTATCCTAAAGCTATGGTTGATATATCTATATCTAGAAAAAGAGCAATAGAAAAGTTCAAAGAGGCAAAAAATGAAACTGTATGA